In Georgenia soli, a genomic segment contains:
- a CDS encoding metal ABC transporter ATP-binding protein has protein sequence METTLAPPSLEVSGLTVRYGAVTALDGATFSLAAGRVTGLVGMNGSGKSTLFKAVMGLVRPDAGTVRVHGRGTEHARRHGTVAYVPQTEDVDWTFPLSVRDVVLMGRYGHLGLTRRPRRADHGAVDAALARVSLTDLADRQIGALSGGQRRRAFVARGLAQEASVLLLDEPFAGVDRRTEATLTTLLRDLAAGGRTVLVSTHDLQRLDELCDDAVLLHHHVILHAAPTEVLRPENLARAFGVDPAEVPR, from the coding sequence ATGGAGACAACTCTCGCCCCACCCAGCCTGGAGGTGAGCGGGCTGACCGTGCGCTACGGCGCCGTCACCGCGCTCGACGGCGCCACATTCTCCCTCGCTGCGGGGCGGGTCACCGGGCTCGTCGGCATGAACGGCTCCGGCAAGTCGACCCTGTTCAAGGCCGTCATGGGACTGGTGCGCCCGGACGCCGGGACCGTCCGGGTCCACGGCCGCGGCACCGAGCACGCGCGCCGTCACGGGACGGTCGCCTACGTGCCGCAGACCGAGGACGTCGACTGGACCTTCCCCCTCTCGGTGCGCGACGTCGTCCTCATGGGCCGCTACGGACACCTCGGCCTGACCCGCCGGCCCCGCCGCGCCGACCACGGCGCCGTCGACGCCGCCCTCGCCCGGGTCTCGCTCACCGACCTGGCGGACCGCCAGATCGGTGCGCTCTCGGGCGGGCAGCGCCGGCGGGCGTTCGTCGCGCGCGGTCTGGCGCAGGAGGCGAGCGTGCTGCTCCTCGACGAGCCGTTCGCCGGCGTGGACCGGCGCACCGAGGCGACGCTGACCACGCTGCTGCGGGACCTCGCCGCCGGCGGCCGCACCGTGCTCGTCTCCACCCACGACCTGCAGCGGCTCGACGAGCTCTGCGACGACGCGGTGCTCCTGCACCACCACGTCATCCTCCACGCCGCGCCCACCGAGGTGCTGCGCCCCGAGAACCTCGCCCGCGCGTTCGGCGTCGACCCGGCGGAGGTGCCGCGATGA
- a CDS encoding metal ABC transporter permease has product MIELLAEPLAYGFMQRAFAVSVVAAVVCGVLSCWLVLIGWSLMGDAVSHAVLPGVVLAYLLGTPFAVGALVFGLLAVGLIGVVRDRSVIREDAAIGVVFTVLFALGLVLISVVPSQTDLNHILFGNLLGVSTADLAQVLVLGAVTLAVLLLRRRDLTLFAFDPTHAQAIGLSPRRLGAMLLGLLALTVVVALQAVGVVLVVAMLIIPGATARLLTDRIARMLLVAPALAAVCAVVGIYASYYLDTASGPMVVLAQGAAFTGAYLFAPRGGLLRRRRRAATHRRVAWAP; this is encoded by the coding sequence ATGATCGAGCTCCTCGCCGAGCCGCTGGCCTACGGGTTCATGCAGCGGGCCTTCGCCGTCTCCGTCGTCGCCGCCGTCGTGTGCGGGGTGCTGAGCTGCTGGCTCGTGCTCATCGGCTGGTCGCTCATGGGCGACGCCGTCTCCCACGCCGTCCTGCCCGGCGTCGTCCTCGCCTACCTCCTCGGCACCCCGTTCGCCGTCGGCGCGCTCGTGTTCGGCCTGCTGGCCGTGGGGCTGATCGGGGTGGTGCGCGACAGATCGGTGATCCGGGAGGACGCGGCCATCGGCGTGGTCTTCACCGTCCTCTTCGCGCTGGGGCTCGTGCTGATCTCCGTGGTGCCCAGCCAGACCGACCTTAACCACATCCTCTTCGGCAACCTTCTCGGCGTCTCGACGGCGGACCTGGCGCAGGTCCTCGTGCTCGGGGCCGTCACGCTCGCCGTGCTGCTCCTGAGGCGGCGCGACCTCACGCTCTTCGCCTTCGACCCCACGCACGCCCAGGCCATCGGGCTCAGCCCCCGGCGGCTCGGCGCGATGCTCCTGGGCCTGCTGGCGCTCACGGTGGTCGTCGCGCTGCAGGCCGTCGGCGTGGTGCTCGTCGTCGCGATGCTCATCATCCCGGGCGCCACGGCCCGGCTGCTGACCGACCGGATCGCGCGCATGCTCCTCGTGGCGCCGGCCCTGGCGGCCGTCTGCGCCGTCGTCGGGATCTACGCCAGCTACTACCTCGACACCGCGTCGGGCCCGATGGTGGTCCTCGCGCAGGGCGCCGCCTTCACCGGCGCCTACCTCTTCGCGCCGCGCGGCGGGCTGCTCCGCCGTCGGCGGCGGGCAGCGACCCACCGTCGCGTAGCGTGGGCGCCGTGA